In a single window of the Tepidamorphus gemmatus genome:
- a CDS encoding FadR/GntR family transcriptional regulator, with protein sequence MKMSGVVADRFARIKVPSAYQLVAEAIEREILSGRLKPGDEIGTEAELVRQFGVNRSTVREGIRLLEQSGLVQRESGRRLHVCLPRYRSLSSRMSRAMILDQVTFREIHETAMALELAAVEAAVERADCADLDALEANYRKSEAEIADPVRLAEIDTEFHALIARASHNRVLELAREPAALLFFPTTELVCRRVPEGAGRMVAAHREIIDAIRARDAEAARLWMRRHVADWRRGFERAGRDIDEPVGRMANLISPGGAYT encoded by the coding sequence ATGAAGATGTCGGGGGTGGTGGCCGACCGTTTCGCGCGGATCAAGGTGCCGTCCGCGTACCAGCTGGTCGCGGAGGCGATCGAGCGCGAAATCCTGTCGGGCAGACTCAAGCCCGGCGACGAGATCGGCACGGAGGCCGAGCTCGTCCGCCAGTTCGGCGTCAACCGGTCGACAGTGCGCGAGGGGATCCGGCTGCTCGAGCAGAGCGGCCTCGTGCAGCGCGAGTCCGGCCGAAGGCTGCATGTCTGTCTGCCGCGGTACCGCAGCCTGTCGAGCCGGATGAGCCGGGCGATGATCCTGGATCAGGTGACCTTCCGCGAGATCCACGAAACGGCGATGGCCCTGGAGCTGGCGGCGGTCGAGGCCGCCGTCGAGCGCGCCGACTGTGCCGATCTCGATGCGCTGGAGGCCAACTACCGCAAGTCGGAGGCGGAGATCGCCGACCCCGTCCGGCTCGCGGAAATCGACACCGAGTTCCATGCGCTGATCGCCCGGGCCTCGCATAACCGGGTGCTGGAGCTGGCTCGCGAGCCGGCGGCGTTGCTGTTCTTTCCCACCACCGAGCTGGTCTGCCGCCGCGTACCGGAAGGCGCGGGACGCATGGTCGCCGCACACCGCGAGATCATAGACGCAATCAGGGCACGCGATGCCGAAGCCGCCCGGCTGTGGATGCGCCGCCACGTCGCCGACTGGCGCAGGGGGTTCGAGCGCGCCGGCCGCGACATCGACGAACCGGTCGGGCGCATGGCCAACCTGATCAGCCCCGGCGGAGCCTACACATGA
- a CDS encoding sensor histidine kinase codes for MTDETPSTRRRGIGLSGKLLVLTILFVMICEVLIYVPSIANFRRGWLKDRLSAAQTAALVLEAAPDNMVPKELELELLRQVGAYTVAHKRSGTRRLLAISDMPPTVEASYDLREMRIPEEIRAAFETLAAHDGRTIRVVGEAPAGGEFIEIVMDEKPLRRAMLTYSINILTLSILISVFTAALVYLTLHRLLVRPMRQLTAAMVAFAEAPEDPTRIIQPLDRDDEIGIASRELARMQRQLVGTLNQKNRLAALGLAVSKINHDLRNMLASAQLVVDRVGEVQDPLVQRLAPKLVRTLDRAVNFCTNTLRYGSARESPPERRMLPLAPLVEEVGDTLELAADRKLAFVNAVPADLMIDADPEQLFRVLVNLTRNAVQAIESRGDESGHDMVRVSARRDGAVVTIEVADTGPGVPAKARRHLFEAFHGSVRPDGIGLGLAIAAELVQAHGGEILLAEGTLGATFRIEIPDRVVELKPRRGGRASA; via the coding sequence GTGACAGACGAGACCCCGTCGACCCGCAGGCGCGGCATCGGCCTGTCGGGCAAGCTCCTCGTGCTCACGATCCTGTTCGTGATGATCTGCGAGGTGCTGATCTACGTGCCGTCGATCGCCAATTTCCGGCGCGGCTGGCTGAAGGACCGGCTCAGTGCCGCGCAGACGGCAGCGCTGGTGCTCGAGGCAGCTCCCGACAACATGGTACCGAAGGAGCTGGAGCTCGAGCTGTTGCGACAGGTGGGGGCCTATACCGTTGCCCACAAGCGCAGCGGTACCCGGCGGCTGCTAGCGATCTCGGACATGCCACCGACCGTCGAGGCAAGCTACGATCTGCGCGAGATGAGGATTCCGGAGGAAATCCGGGCAGCGTTCGAAACGCTGGCTGCGCACGACGGGCGCACGATCCGGGTCGTCGGCGAGGCGCCGGCGGGCGGCGAATTCATCGAGATCGTGATGGACGAGAAGCCGCTGCGCCGGGCGATGCTGACCTATTCGATCAACATCCTCACCCTGTCGATCCTCATTTCGGTGTTCACCGCCGCCCTCGTCTACCTGACGCTGCACCGGCTGCTGGTGCGGCCGATGCGCCAGCTGACAGCGGCCATGGTGGCCTTCGCTGAAGCCCCCGAGGATCCGACGCGGATCATCCAGCCTTTGGACCGCGACGACGAGATCGGCATCGCCAGCCGCGAGCTCGCGCGGATGCAGCGCCAGCTCGTCGGCACGCTCAACCAGAAGAACCGCCTGGCGGCACTCGGACTGGCAGTCTCGAAGATCAACCATGACCTGCGCAACATGCTCGCCTCGGCGCAGCTCGTCGTCGACAGGGTCGGCGAGGTGCAGGATCCGCTCGTCCAGCGGCTCGCGCCGAAGCTCGTGCGAACGCTCGACCGGGCCGTCAACTTCTGCACCAACACCCTGCGCTACGGCAGCGCCCGCGAATCGCCGCCCGAACGCCGCATGCTGCCGCTCGCGCCGCTGGTCGAGGAGGTCGGCGATACGCTGGAACTGGCCGCCGACCGCAAGCTTGCCTTCGTCAACGCGGTGCCGGCCGATCTGATGATCGACGCCGACCCGGAACAGCTGTTCCGGGTTCTCGTCAATCTGACACGCAACGCCGTCCAGGCGATCGAGAGCCGCGGCGACGAGAGCGGGCACGACATGGTGCGCGTGTCGGCCCGGCGTGACGGTGCCGTCGTCACAATCGAGGTGGCCGATACCGGGCCGGGCGTCCCCGCCAAGGCGCGCAGGCACCTGTTCGAGGCGTTCCACGGCTCGGTGCGGCCGGACGGGATCGGCCTCGGCCTTGCCATCGCCGCCGAACTCGTCCAGGCGCATGGTGGCGAGATCCTGCTGGCCGAAGGTACGCTCGGCGCGACCTTCCGCATCGAGATCCCCGACCGCGTGGTCGAGCTGAAGCCGCGTCGCGGCGGCCGGGCGAGCGCTTGA
- a CDS encoding dihydrolipoyl dehydrogenase family protein — protein sequence MNELTPDICVIGAGAAGLSVAAAAAAFGVPVVLVERGAMGGDCLNVGCVPSKALIAAGRRAQEMREATAFGITAVEPQLNFRRVNNHLRGVIAGIGPTDSEARFRAMGVTVIKAEARFLDRSTVVAGETRIRARRFVVATGSRPAIPAIPGLATVDYHTNETIFSITRKPVHLIVVGAGPIGLEIAQAMRRLGSEVTVIEAGTPLGHEDPELVAVVLERLRREGVSLRTGMAIRRVEPRRSGVRVILAGADTEVTVDGSDLLIAAGRQPVTDGLALDAAGIIAGPAGIKVNSKLRTTNRRVYALGDVIDGPRFTHVASYQAGIVIRNILFRLGAKTDYGSLPRVTYCDPELAQVGLTEAEARRRRRTIRVVRWPYAENDRARAERHTEGHIKVIAAPNGRILGVGICGENAGEIIQPWVLALQQGLDLKAMAGLASPYPTLTEIGRRAALEFYRPRLTSPWVRRIIALLRRLG from the coding sequence TTGAACGAACTCACACCCGACATCTGCGTCATCGGCGCCGGCGCTGCCGGCCTGTCTGTCGCCGCAGCAGCGGCCGCCTTCGGCGTTCCGGTGGTGCTGGTCGAACGCGGTGCGATGGGCGGCGACTGCCTGAATGTCGGTTGCGTGCCGTCGAAGGCGCTGATCGCTGCCGGCCGACGCGCGCAGGAGATGCGCGAGGCGACGGCTTTCGGTATCACCGCGGTCGAGCCGCAGCTCAACTTCCGCAGGGTGAACAATCACCTGCGCGGGGTGATCGCGGGGATCGGCCCGACCGACTCCGAGGCGCGCTTCCGTGCCATGGGTGTCACCGTGATCAAGGCCGAAGCGCGGTTCCTCGACCGGTCCACCGTCGTCGCCGGCGAGACACGCATCAGGGCACGGCGGTTCGTGGTGGCAACCGGCTCGCGGCCGGCCATTCCGGCGATTCCCGGCCTCGCGACGGTCGATTACCACACCAACGAGACAATCTTCTCGATCACCCGCAAGCCCGTCCATCTGATTGTCGTCGGCGCCGGCCCGATCGGTCTGGAGATCGCCCAGGCGATGCGTCGGCTCGGCAGCGAGGTCACCGTGATCGAGGCCGGAACACCGCTCGGCCACGAGGATCCCGAGCTTGTCGCGGTGGTGCTGGAACGGCTGCGGCGGGAGGGCGTCAGCCTGCGCACCGGCATGGCGATTCGGCGGGTCGAGCCGCGCCGCAGCGGAGTCCGGGTGATCCTCGCAGGCGCGGACACCGAGGTGACGGTCGACGGCTCGGACCTGTTGATCGCCGCCGGTCGCCAGCCCGTGACCGACGGACTTGCCCTGGACGCAGCGGGCATCATCGCCGGCCCGGCGGGCATCAAGGTCAACAGCAAGCTGCGAACCACCAACCGCCGCGTCTATGCCCTCGGAGACGTCATCGACGGGCCGCGGTTCACCCACGTCGCCAGCTACCAGGCCGGGATCGTCATCCGCAACATCCTGTTCCGGCTTGGCGCGAAGACGGATTACGGCTCCCTGCCGCGCGTTACCTATTGCGATCCGGAACTGGCGCAGGTCGGTCTCACCGAGGCCGAGGCGCGCCGGCGCCGCCGCACGATAAGGGTCGTGCGCTGGCCCTATGCCGAGAACGACCGCGCGCGGGCGGAGCGGCACACCGAGGGGCACATCAAGGTGATCGCCGCACCGAACGGCAGGATCCTCGGGGTCGGCATCTGCGGCGAGAACGCCGGAGAGATCATCCAGCCCTGGGTCCTGGCGCTGCAGCAGGGACTAGACCTCAAGGCCATGGCCGGTCTGGCGTCGCCCTACCCGACCCTGACCGAGATCGGGCGGCGTGCCGCGCTCGAGTTCTACCGACCACGTTTGACGAGCCCGTGGGTGCGGCGCATCATCGCACTGTTGCGCCGGCTTGGCTGA
- a CDS encoding TVP38/TMEM64 family protein — protein sequence MQSRDKVDRPPEQDPAATLDGFAAGPAVATARMARRWLPLAGVVVVAALAVWQGWHRHLTLENLLVHEATLRGLVSDNYALALAGYALAYVGLVALSLPGGLVLTLAGGFLFGWLIGGAVTVLAATIGATAIFLIARSSLGEVVARAAGPRLAGLARGFRTNALSYLLFLRLVPIFPFWLVNIAPALLGVRLSTYVVATLVGIMPGTFAFAFAGEGLHGVLAAQREAYEVCLAAARAAGAGPTATCSLSFSPGSLVTPELVAALFVLGLLALLPVVAQKGPWRRPGADGRS from the coding sequence ATGCAAAGCCGCGACAAGGTGGATCGCCCGCCCGAACAGGACCCTGCAGCGACGCTCGACGGTTTCGCCGCCGGGCCGGCGGTCGCGACCGCGCGGATGGCCCGGCGCTGGCTGCCGCTCGCAGGTGTCGTTGTCGTTGCCGCGCTCGCCGTCTGGCAGGGTTGGCATCGGCATCTGACCCTCGAGAACCTGCTTGTCCATGAGGCGACCCTGCGCGGGCTCGTCTCGGACAACTATGCTCTGGCCCTGGCCGGCTACGCCCTCGCCTATGTCGGCCTGGTCGCGCTGTCGCTGCCCGGCGGCCTAGTGCTGACGCTCGCCGGCGGCTTCCTGTTCGGCTGGCTCATCGGCGGCGCCGTCACGGTGCTTGCGGCGACCATCGGAGCGACAGCAATCTTCCTCATCGCCAGATCCTCGCTCGGCGAGGTTGTCGCCCGCGCGGCAGGGCCGCGTCTTGCGGGGCTGGCCCGTGGTTTCCGGACCAATGCGCTGAGCTACCTCCTGTTCCTGCGACTCGTTCCGATCTTCCCGTTCTGGCTGGTGAACATCGCACCCGCCCTGCTTGGCGTGCGGCTGTCGACCTATGTCGTGGCGACGCTGGTCGGCATCATGCCGGGCACCTTCGCCTTCGCCTTCGCCGGCGAGGGGCTGCACGGCGTGCTGGCGGCCCAGCGGGAGGCCTACGAGGTGTGCCTTGCCGCCGCGCGTGCGGCAGGCGCAGGTCCGACCGCCACGTGCAGTCTTTCGTTCAGCCCCGGCTCGCTGGTGACGCCGGAACTGGTCGCGGCGCTATTCGTGCTGGGCCTGCTTGCACTCCTGCCCGTGGTGGCCCAGAAGGGGCCGTGGCGCAGACCCGGCGCAGATGGCCGATCCTGA